In Haloterrigena turkmenica DSM 5511, a single genomic region encodes these proteins:
- a CDS encoding hemolysin family protein: MNSLVIGGRLFAGVLLILANAFFVAIEFALTRARQFTEEEFVDGNPKLERAWAMTDDLELYLTTCQVGITASSIAVGIVAEPALAAIFEPLFENTVLATVGSGAILAFLIINLVHLTHGEQTPTYLGVERSRLVCRYGATPLYWFYRIISPVITLGDGVAKLTLKLFGIEMTGAWLETEEDVIESRADLRNRLGSILEKGDLSDERREEVMNAFQIGEQSVSELMVPPEEIVALSTEDDTEENFRKMEERPQTRYPLVGEELTDFRGIVYTPVFVRHREELAEGDIDFTELAAPPMTLSPDADVSDAVDQFQAENQELALVIEDGEVVGLVTVTDLLEAVMGDIEDPLDEGRIDPIDR; encoded by the coding sequence ATGAACTCGCTCGTCATCGGTGGGCGGCTGTTCGCAGGCGTCTTGCTCATTCTGGCGAACGCCTTCTTCGTCGCCATCGAGTTCGCGCTGACCCGTGCGCGACAGTTCACGGAGGAGGAGTTCGTCGACGGCAACCCCAAACTGGAGCGGGCGTGGGCGATGACCGACGACCTCGAGCTCTACCTGACGACGTGTCAGGTGGGGATTACGGCCTCGAGTATCGCCGTCGGGATCGTGGCGGAACCGGCGCTGGCGGCCATCTTCGAGCCGCTGTTCGAGAACACGGTACTGGCCACGGTCGGAAGCGGCGCGATCCTCGCGTTCCTCATCATCAACCTCGTCCACCTAACCCACGGCGAACAGACGCCGACGTATCTGGGCGTCGAACGCTCGCGGCTGGTCTGCCGGTACGGTGCCACGCCGTTGTACTGGTTCTACCGGATCATTTCGCCGGTCATCACCCTCGGCGACGGGGTCGCGAAACTGACGCTCAAGCTGTTCGGGATCGAGATGACCGGCGCGTGGCTCGAGACCGAGGAGGACGTCATCGAGTCACGAGCGGACCTCCGGAATCGGCTGGGTTCGATCCTCGAGAAGGGCGACCTCTCGGACGAGCGCCGCGAGGAGGTGATGAACGCCTTCCAGATCGGCGAACAGTCCGTCAGCGAACTGATGGTACCGCCCGAGGAAATCGTCGCACTGTCGACCGAAGACGATACCGAAGAAAACTTCCGGAAGATGGAGGAGCGACCGCAGACGCGGTATCCGTTGGTCGGCGAGGAGCTGACTGACTTCCGCGGGATCGTCTACACGCCGGTTTTCGTCAGACACCGCGAGGAGTTGGCCGAGGGCGATATCGACTTCACCGAGCTAGCGGCGCCACCGATGACGCTCTCACCCGACGCGGACGTCAGCGACGCGGTCGACCAGTTTCAGGCCGAGAATCAAGAACTGGCGCTGGTGATCGAAGACGGTGAGGTCGTCGGGCTGGTGACCGTGACCGACCTGCTCGAGGCAGTGATGGGCGATATCGAGGACCCGCTCGACGAGGGGCGAATCGATCCGATCGACCGCTGA
- a CDS encoding class II fumarate hydratase — MSEDYRVERDSLGEMQVPADAYWGAQTQRAIQNFPISGISFSRRFIRGLGVVKKAAAQANRDLGLVDDDVAEAIVEAADEVIAGEHDDQFPVDVFQTGSGTSSNMNANEVIANRAAEIMGSEIGDRVVHPNDHVNYGQSSNDVIPTAMHVASLEAVEKDVIPALDTLREALEEKEEEFDDVVKTGRTHLQDATPVTLGQEFSGYRTQVEKGLARVDKVREHLAELALGGTATGTGLNTHEEFPGRAAEYITKETGVQFREADNHFEAQAAHDAMSEAHGALRVVAGSLNKIANDLRLLASGPRNGLGEIEQPENQPGSSIMPGKINPVVAEAVNQVHKQVVGNDAAVSAGAAEGQIDLNLYKPVLAHNFLKSAELISNASQVFAERFVAELEANEEYCAERVEESMAMATSLNVHIGYDKASEVAKTALKEDKTVREVVLEKGYLDEDEADEVLDPRKMTERGILGQDD, encoded by the coding sequence ATGAGTGAGGACTACAGAGTCGAACGCGACAGTCTCGGCGAGATGCAAGTCCCCGCGGATGCCTACTGGGGCGCCCAGACCCAGCGGGCCATTCAGAACTTCCCCATCTCGGGGATCTCGTTCAGCCGTCGGTTCATCCGGGGACTCGGCGTCGTCAAGAAGGCCGCCGCGCAGGCCAACCGCGACCTCGGTCTGGTCGACGACGACGTCGCCGAGGCAATCGTCGAGGCCGCCGACGAGGTCATCGCCGGCGAGCACGACGACCAGTTCCCGGTCGACGTCTTCCAGACCGGCTCCGGCACCTCCTCGAATATGAACGCCAACGAGGTCATCGCCAACCGCGCCGCCGAGATCATGGGCAGCGAAATCGGCGACCGCGTCGTCCACCCCAACGACCACGTCAACTACGGCCAGTCCTCCAACGACGTCATCCCGACCGCGATGCACGTCGCCTCCCTCGAGGCCGTCGAGAAGGACGTCATTCCCGCCCTCGATACTCTCCGCGAGGCACTCGAGGAGAAAGAAGAGGAGTTCGACGACGTCGTCAAGACCGGCCGCACGCACCTCCAGGACGCGACGCCGGTCACGCTCGGCCAGGAGTTCTCCGGCTACCGCACGCAGGTCGAGAAGGGCCTCGCGCGCGTAGACAAAGTACGCGAACACCTCGCGGAGCTCGCGCTTGGCGGCACCGCGACAGGGACGGGACTCAACACCCACGAGGAGTTCCCCGGCCGCGCCGCCGAGTACATCACGAAAGAGACCGGCGTCCAGTTCCGCGAGGCCGACAACCACTTCGAGGCCCAGGCCGCCCACGACGCGATGTCCGAGGCCCACGGTGCCCTGCGCGTGGTCGCGGGTTCGCTGAACAAGATCGCCAACGACCTGCGCCTGCTCGCTTCAGGGCCGCGCAACGGCCTCGGTGAGATCGAACAGCCCGAGAACCAGCCCGGCTCCTCGATCATGCCCGGCAAGATCAACCCGGTCGTCGCCGAGGCCGTCAACCAGGTCCACAAGCAGGTCGTCGGCAACGACGCCGCCGTCTCCGCCGGCGCCGCCGAGGGCCAGATCGATCTGAACCTCTACAAGCCCGTCTTGGCCCACAACTTCCTCAAGTCGGCCGAGCTCATCTCGAACGCCAGCCAGGTGTTCGCTGAGCGCTTCGTCGCCGAACTCGAGGCCAACGAGGAGTACTGCGCCGAGCGCGTCGAGGAGTCGATGGCGATGGCCACCTCGCTGAACGTCCACATCGGCTACGACAAGGCCAGCGAGGTCGCTAAGACCGCGCTTAAGGAGGACAAAACGGTTCGGGAGGTCGTCCTCGAGAAGGGCTACTTAGACGAAGACGAGGCCGACGAGGTCCTCGACCCCCGAAAGATGACCGAGCGCGGTATCCTCGGACAGGACGACTGA
- a CDS encoding ABC transporter substrate-binding protein gives MLKGAGIAGTASLAALAGCTGGGGSTLEVLHGWTGGDGAEAADALFSAFEEEHSDVDYNEKPIGGGGNTTLDQTVANRLQGGDPPSSFAGWPGANLEQYEDAVGDIESEVWDEAGLKDAHVQEAVELCRHNDGFSAVPLGSHRLNDLFYNVEVVESAGVDPSSIDSADALIDALDAVESETDATPFAFSLAPWCILQTWAQTMLGEHGYEAYMNFIEGNGDESAVRDTFEKLEQLLGYINNDAASVDFTEVNQDIMSGDAAFIHQGNWAAGAYISGDQDIEYGTDWDAIRYPGTEDYYTLHIDSFIYPSDNPTPDDTATWLQFVGSETAQVAFNQYKGSIPTRTEVSTDEFNAYLTDTIEDFDNASEKPPTLAHGLAVDPSTQADLEDVLNNSFADPYDVDGATSGFMDAV, from the coding sequence ATGCTTAAGGGTGCAGGGATAGCAGGGACGGCGAGTCTCGCGGCTCTCGCGGGCTGTACCGGCGGTGGCGGCAGTACGCTCGAGGTCCTCCACGGATGGACCGGCGGCGACGGCGCCGAGGCCGCCGACGCGCTCTTCTCGGCGTTCGAAGAGGAGCACTCGGACGTCGACTACAACGAGAAGCCGATCGGTGGCGGTGGGAACACGACGCTCGACCAGACGGTCGCCAACCGCCTCCAGGGCGGCGACCCGCCGAGTTCGTTCGCCGGCTGGCCGGGTGCGAACTTAGAGCAGTACGAGGACGCCGTCGGCGACATCGAGTCGGAGGTCTGGGACGAGGCTGGCCTGAAGGACGCCCACGTCCAGGAAGCGGTCGAACTCTGCCGGCACAACGACGGCTTCTCGGCGGTCCCGCTCGGCTCCCACCGCCTGAACGACCTCTTTTACAACGTCGAGGTCGTCGAGAGCGCCGGCGTCGATCCGAGCTCGATCGACAGCGCCGACGCGCTGATCGACGCGCTGGACGCCGTGGAGTCGGAGACCGACGCGACGCCGTTCGCGTTCTCGCTCGCGCCGTGGTGTATCCTCCAGACGTGGGCGCAGACGATGCTCGGCGAACACGGCTACGAGGCCTACATGAACTTCATCGAGGGCAACGGCGACGAGAGCGCCGTCCGCGACACCTTCGAGAAGCTCGAGCAACTCCTCGGCTACATTAACAACGACGCAGCCTCCGTCGACTTCACCGAGGTCAATCAGGACATCATGAGCGGCGACGCCGCGTTCATCCACCAGGGCAACTGGGCCGCCGGCGCGTACATCTCGGGCGACCAGGATATCGAGTACGGCACCGACTGGGACGCGATCCGATACCCCGGGACGGAGGACTACTACACCCTCCACATCGACTCGTTCATCTACCCGAGCGACAATCCGACGCCCGACGACACCGCGACTTGGCTGCAGTTCGTCGGCTCCGAGACGGCACAGGTCGCGTTCAACCAGTACAAGGGGTCGATCCCGACGCGGACGGAGGTGTCCACCGACGAGTTCAACGCCTATCTCACGGACACGATCGAGGACTTCGATAACGCCTCGGAGAAGCCGCCAACGCTCGCACACGGACTCGCCGTGGATCCGAGCACACAGGCCGACCTCGAGGACGTCCTCAACAACAGCTTCGCGGACCCCTACGACGTCGACGGTGCGACGAGCGGGTTCATGGACGCCGTCTAA
- a CDS encoding carbohydrate ABC transporter permease, which produces MKRFLALLRSVRRKRDEGDEHRVRTDGGTAEERSTLRRWLDSDIVQSSPFWLPPFLLMGFFVYAAIGWNLLLSLTEYSGFGDPDYSNLGLHNYRAMLDDPGMWAATRNTFVLLIGFTVVCLIVGLLLALLLDREIRFSRSFRTIYLLPFALSFIVTAQFWRWMYNVNNGIVNQFIGLFGLGPYNWLGSPRLVLGAVIFALVWQFSGYTMIIYLAALRSIPNDQYEAARVDGANTLRMYWRVIIPQLRPATVSASVVLVLFALKAFDFLYATFDGYRPRRGADILATKMVRESFGRSEWAYGSSIAIMLFVVSLAVIAPYLYNQYKRGNL; this is translated from the coding sequence ATGAAACGTTTTTTAGCATTACTGCGTAGCGTCCGGCGTAAACGAGACGAGGGCGACGAGCACCGCGTCAGGACGGACGGAGGGACCGCCGAGGAGCGCTCGACGCTCCGACGCTGGCTCGACAGCGACATCGTGCAGTCGTCGCCGTTCTGGCTGCCACCGTTCCTGTTGATGGGCTTTTTCGTCTACGCCGCGATCGGCTGGAACCTCCTGCTCTCACTGACGGAGTACTCCGGATTCGGAGATCCCGATTACAGCAACCTCGGTCTGCACAACTACCGGGCGATGCTGGACGATCCGGGGATGTGGGCGGCGACGCGAAACACGTTCGTCCTCCTCATCGGATTCACGGTCGTCTGTCTGATCGTCGGCCTCCTGCTGGCGCTGCTGCTCGACCGTGAGATCCGGTTCAGCAGGTCGTTTCGGACGATCTATCTCCTCCCGTTCGCCCTCTCGTTCATCGTCACGGCCCAGTTCTGGCGATGGATGTACAACGTGAACAACGGTATCGTCAACCAATTCATCGGGCTCTTCGGCCTCGGGCCATACAACTGGCTGGGGAGTCCCCGTCTCGTGTTGGGGGCGGTGATCTTCGCGCTCGTCTGGCAGTTCAGCGGGTACACGATGATCATCTACCTCGCCGCGCTCCGGTCGATCCCGAACGACCAGTACGAGGCCGCGCGAGTCGACGGAGCGAACACGCTTCGGATGTATTGGCGCGTGATTATTCCGCAGTTACGGCCGGCGACGGTCAGCGCGTCCGTCGTGTTAGTGCTGTTCGCGCTGAAGGCCTTCGACTTCCTGTACGCGACCTTCGACGGCTACCGACCCCGTCGTGGGGCCGACATCCTGGCGACCAAGATGGTCCGCGAGTCGTTCGGTCGATCCGAGTGGGCGTACGGGTCGTCGATCGCGATC